One genomic region from Anguilla rostrata isolate EN2019 chromosome 2, ASM1855537v3, whole genome shotgun sequence encodes:
- the LOC135245637 gene encoding spectrin beta chain, non-erythrocytic 1-like isoform X2: protein MTTVAAEYDHMEIQQQYTTDVNNRWEEEWDNENSSARLFERSRIKALADEREAVQKKTFTKWVNSHLARVSCRITDLYMDLRDGRMLIKLLEVLSGERLPKPTKGRMRIHCLENVDKALQFLKEQRVHLENMGSHDIVDGNHRLTLGLIWTIILRFQIQDISVETEDNKEKRSAKDALLLWCQMKTAGYPNVNIHNFTTSWRDGMAFNALIHKHRPDLIDFDKLKKSNAHHNLQNAFNLAEQHLGLTKLLDPEDISVDHPDEKSVITYVVTYYHYFSKMKALKVEGKRIGKVLDNAIETEKMIEKYESLASDLLEWIEQTIIILNNRKFANSLVGVQQQLQAFNTYRTVEKPPKFTEKGNLEVLLFTIQSKMRANNQKVYMPREGKLISDINKAWERLEKAEHERELALRTELIRQEKLEQLARRFDRKAAMRETWLSENQRLVSQDNFGFDLQAVEAATKKHEAIETDIAAYEERVQAVVAVARELEAENYHDIKRIAARKDNVIRLWEYLLELLRARRQRLEMNLGLQKVFQEMLYIMDWMDEMKMLLLSQDYGKHLLGVEDLMQKHALVEADIAIQADRVKSVNANAQKFAIDTDGYKPCDPQVIRDRVAHMEFCYLELSQLAAERRARLEESRRLWKFFWEMAEEEGWIREKEQILSSDDCGKDLTGVLRLLSQHKAFEDEMSGRSGGLQHTAREGQEMVAAGHFGADKISQRIAEVQEQWAGLERLSAVRKARLLDACNMHQFQADADDVDAWMLDVLRIVSSSEVGHDEFSTQALVKKHKDVAEEIASYRPAIDALLEQARALPAEQAESPEVKGRLAGIEERYAELAELTRLRKQALQDALALYKMSSEADACEVWIDEKEQWLNSMHIPEKLEDLEVIQHRFESLEPEMNNQASRVAVVNQIARQLIHSGHPSEKEIKAQQDKLNTRWSQFRDLVDLKKESLNSALGVQNYHLECNETKSWIREKTKVIESTQELGNDLAGVMALQRKLTGMERDLAAIEDKLGDLRKEAERLGAEHPDQEQGIVGRLAEITAVWEEMKSTLRNREESLGEASKLQQFLRDLDDFQTWLSRTQTAIASEDMPNTLAEAEKLLAQHEGIKNEIDNYEEDYQKMRDMGEMVTQGQTDAQYMFLRQRLQALDTGWNELHKMWENRQSLLSQSHAYQLFLRDTKQAEAFLNNQEYVLAHTEMPSTLEAAEGAIKKQEDFMTTMDANEEKINGVVETGRRLVSDGNINGERIQEKVDSIDDRHKKNREAASELLMRLKDNRDLQKLLQNSQELSLWINEKMLTAQDMSYDEARNLHSKWLKHQAFMAELQSNKEWLRDEIASRSEGRLLVSEKPETEVVVKEKLSSLQTMWVDLESTTQTKAQCLFDANKAELFTQSCADLDKWLVGLEGQIQSDDYGKDLTSVNILLKKQQMLENQVEVRQKEVQELQSQAHVLRQEGKDTDEVDGRRQVVEQKFRELLDPLRKRKDFLMASREIHQFNRDLEDEILWVEERMPIATSTDHGHNLQTVQLLIKKNQTLQKEVQGHQPRCDDIFERSQGVLRDDSPNAEAIRQRLADLQRLWGLMGEEVEKRHARLEEAHCAQQYYFDAAEAEAWMSEQELYMMSEEKAKDEQSSVAMLKKHQILEQAVEDYAETVHQLSKTSRALVSKGHPESERISMRQSQVDKLYAGLKDLSEERRGKLDERFRLFQLNREVDDLEQWIAEREVVAGSHELGQDYEHVTMLQERFREFARDTGNIGQERVDAVNQMADELINSGHTDAATIAEWKDGLNEAWADLLELIDTRTQILAASYELHKFYHDAKEILGRILDKHKKLPEELGRDQNTVETLQRMHTTFEHDIQALGTQVRQLQEDAVRLQSAYAGDKADDIQKREGEVLEAWKALLEACDGRRVRLLDTGDKFRFFSMVRDLMLWMEDVIRLIEAQEKPRDVSSVELLMNNHQGIKAEIDARNDSFTACIELGKSLLSRKHYASEEIKEKLLQLTDKRKDMIDKWEDRWEWLRLILEVHQFSRDAGVAEAWLLGQEPYLSSREMGQSVDEVEKLIKRHEAFEKSAATWEERFSALERLTTLELLEVRRMQEEEERMRQPPAESLPAPTSDSAQKEGEQIAQNGLPSDQDSPRDGGEVVNGVERSSKESSPIPSPTVERKGKQSSTLPAKSDLPTSQLEGVLYRKHEWEGPNKKASSRSWHNVYCVINNQEMGFYKDNKNASQGIPYHNEIPVSLRGAVCEVAVDYKKKKHVFKLKLTDGNEYLFQAKDDEEMNMWIQAISNAVASDKSEVTPSNQSTPASGRAQTLPATVTMTTESSPGKREKEKEKEKEKRFSLFSKKK from the exons aTGAGCGTGAGGCCGTGCAGAAGAAGACCTTCACCAAATGGGTGAACTCCCACCTGGCGCGGGTGTCCTGCCGGATCACCGACCTCTACATGGACCTGCGCGATGGACGCATGCTTATCAAACTGCTGGAGGTGTTGAGTGGGGAGAGACTG CCCAAGCCCACTAAGGGGCGGATGAGGATCCACTGCCTGGAGAATGTGGACAAGGCCCTGCAGTTCCTCAAGGAGCAGAGGGTCCACCTGGAGAACATGGGCTCCCACGACATCGTCGACGGCAACCACCGCCTCACTCTGGGCCTCATCTGGACCATCATCCTCCGCTTCCAG ATCCAGGACATCAGCGTGGAGACGGAGGACAACAAGGAGAAGAGGTCTGCCAAGGATGCGCTGCTACTATGGTGTCAGATGAAGACCGCAGG CTATCCCAACGTCAACATTCACAACTTCACCACTAGCTGGCGAGATGGCATGGCATTCAATGCCCTGATCCACAAACACAG GCCTGACCTGATCGACTTTGACAAGCTGAAGAAGTCCAACGCCCACCACAACCTGCAGAACGCCTTCAACCTGGCCGAGCAACACCTGGGGCTCACCAAGCTACTGGATCCAGAGG ATATCAGCGTTGACCACCCTGATGAGAAGTCGGTCATCACCTATGTGGTGACGTACTACCACTACTTCTCCAAGATGAAGGCCCTGAAGGTGGAGGGCAAGCGTATCGGCAAG gTGCTGGACAACGCCATCGAGACGGAGAAGATGATCGAGAAGTACGAGTCGCTGGCCTCCGACCTGCTGGAGTGGATCGAGCAGaccatcatcatcctcaacAACCGCAAATTTGCCAACTCCCTAGTGGgggtgcagcagcagctgcaggccttCAACACCTACCGAACCGTGGAGAAGCCTCCAaa GTTTACCGAAAAGGGCAATTTGGAAGTGCTGCTTTTCACCATCCAGAGCAAGATGAGGGCCAACAACCAGAAAGTGTACATGCCCCGGGAGGGAAAACTCATCTCTGACATCAACAAG GCCTGGGAGAGACTGGAAAAGGCGGAGCACGAGCGGGAGCTGGCCCTGAGGACGGAACTGATCCGGCAGGAGAAACTGGAGCAGCTGGCCCGCCGCTTTGACCGCAAAGCCGCCATGAGAGAGACCTGGCTGAGCGAGAACCAGCGCCTCGTCTCACAg gacaACTTCGGCTTCGACCTTCAGGCGGTGGAGGCGGCCACCAAGAAGCACGAGGCCATCGAGACGGACATCGCGGCGTACGAGGAGCGCGTGCAGGCTGTGGTTGCCGTGGCGCGGGAGCTGGAGGCGGAGAACTACCACGACATCAAGCGCATCGCCGCGCGCAAGGACAACGTGATCCGGCTGTGGGAGTACCTGCTGGAGCTGCTCCGCGCCCGCAGGCAGAGGCTGGAGATGAACCTGGGCCTGCAGAAGGTCTTCCAGGAGATGCTCTACATCATGGACTGGATGGACGAGATGAAG ATGCTGCTGCTGTCCCAGGATTATGGGAAGCACCTGTTGGGAGTGGAGGACCTGATGCAGAAACACGCCCTGGTGGAGGCTGACATCGCCATCCAGGCCGACCGCGTCAAATCTGTCAACGCCAACGCGCAGAAGTTTGCCATCGACACCGACg gCTACAAGCCGTGCGACCCGCAGGTGATCCGGGACCGCGTGGCGCACATGGAGTTCTGCTACCTGGAGCTGAGCCAGCTGGCGGCGGAGCGGCGGGCGCGGCTGGAGGAGTCGCGGCGCCTCTGGAAGTTCTTCTGGGAGatggcggaggaggagggctggATCCGCGAGAAGGAGCAGATCCTGTCGTCGGACGACTGCGGGAAGGACCTGACGGGCGTGCTGAGGCTGCTGAGCCAGCACAAGGCCTTCGAGGACGAGATGAGCGGCCGCAGCGGCGGGCTGCAGCACACCGCGCGCGAGGGCCAGGAGATGGTCGCCGCGGGACACTTCGGCGCCGACAAGATCAGCCAGCGAATCGCCGAGGTGCAggagcagtgggcggggctggagcgGCTGTCGGCCGTGCGGAAGGCCCGGCTTCTCGACGCCTGCAACATGCACCAGTTCCAGGCGGACGCCGACGACGTGGACGCCTGGATGCTGGACGTGCTGCGCATCGTCTCCAGCTCGGAGGTGGGCCACGACGAGTTCTCCACCCAGGCGCTGGTCAAGAAGCACAAGGACGTGGCGGAGGAGATCGCCAGCTACCGGCCGGCCATCGACGCGCTGCTGGAGCAGGCGCGGGCGCTGCCCGCCGAGCAGGCGGAGTCGCCCGAGGTGAAGGGCCGCCTGGCGGGCATCGAGGAGCGCTACGCCGAGCTGGCCGAGCTCACGCGCCTCCGCAAGCAGGCCCTGCAGGACGCGCTCGCCCTCTACAAGATGTCCAGCGAGGCGGATGCCTGCGAGGTGTGGATCGACGAGAAGGAGCAGTGGCTCAACAGCATGCACATCCCCGAGAagctggaggacctggaggTGATCCAGCACAG GTTTGAGAGCCTGGAGCCAGAGATGAACAACCAGGCTTCACGTGTTGCCGTGGTGAACCAGATCGCCAGGCAACTGATCCACAGCGGACACCCCAGTGAGAAGGAGATCAAAGCCCAGCAAGACAAGCTGAACACCAG GTGGAGTCAGTTCCGTGACCTGGTGGACCTGAAGAAGGAGTCCCTGAACTCTGCTTTGGGGGTGCAGAACTACCACCTGGAGTGCAACGAGACAAAGTCCTGGATCCGCGAGAAGACCAAGGTGATCGAGTCCACCCAGGAGCTGGGTAACGACCTGGCGGGCGTGATGGCGCTGCAGCGCAAGCTGACAGGCATGGAGCGCGACCTGGCCGCCATCGAGGACAAGCTGGGCGACCTGCGCAAGGAGGCGGAGCGGCTGGGCGCTGAGCACCCCGACCAGGAGCAGGGCATCGTGGGCCGGCTGGCCGAGATCACCGCCGTGTGGGAGGAGATGAAGAGCACGCTTCGCAACCGCGAGGAGTCGCTGGGCGAGGCCAGCAAGCTGCAGCAGTTCCTGCGCGACCTCGACGACTTCCAGACCTGGCTGTCGCGCACGCAGACCGCCATCGCCTCCGAGGACATGCCCAACACGCTGGCCGAGGCCGAGAAGCTGCTGGCGCAGCACGAGGGCATCAAGAACGAGATCGACAACTACGAGGAGGACTACCAGAAGATGCGGGACATGGGCGAGATGGTGACGCAGGGCCAGACCGACGCCCAGTACATGTTCCTGCGCCAGAGGCTCCAGGCCCTGGACACCGGCTGGAATGAGCTGCACAAGATGTGGGAGAACCGACAGAGCCTGCTGTCCCAGTCCCACGCCTACCAGCTGTTCCTCAGGGACACCAAGCAGGCCGAAGCCTTCCTCAACAACCAG GAATACGTTCTAGCGCACACAGAGATGCCATCCACCCTGGAGGCAGCAGAGGGCGCCATAAAGAAACAGGAGGACTTCATGACCACCATGGATGCCAACGAGGAGAAGATCAACGGCGTGGTGGAGACTGGCCGGCGACTGGTGAGCGACGGGAACATCAACGGCGAGCGCATCCAGGAGAAGGTGGACTCCATCGACGACAG GCATAAGAAGAACCGGGAGGCAGCCAGCGAGCTGCTGATGCGTCTGAAGGATAACCGCGACCTGCAGAAGCTCCTGCAGAACAGTCAGGAG ctgtCCCTCTGGATCAACGAGAAGATGCTGACTGCGCAGGACATGTCGTACGACGAGGCGCGCAACCTGCACAGCAAGTGGCTCAAGCACCAGGCCTTCATGGCCGAGCTGCAGTCCAACAAGGAGTGGCTGAGAGACGAGATAGCGTCAAGAAGC GAGGGGAGGCTGCTTGTTTCGGAGAAGCCGGAGACAGAGGTGGTGGTGAAGGAGAAGCTGTCGTCGCTGCAGACGATGTGGGTGGACCTCGAGTCGACCACTCAGACGAAGGCGCAGTGCCTGTTTGATGCCAACAAGGCGGAGCTCTTCACCCAGAGCTGTGCCGACCTGGACAAGTGGCTGGTGGGCCTGGAGGGACAGATCCAATCAGACGACTATGGCAAGGACCTGACCAGCGTCAACATCCTGCTCAAGAAGCAGCAg atgCTGGAGAACCAGGTGGAGGTGCGGCAGAAGGAGGTGCAGGAGCTGCAGAGCCAGGCGCACGTGCTCCGCCAGGAGGGCAAGGACACGGACGAGGTGGACGGGCGGAGGCAGGTGGTGGAGCAGAAGTTCCGGGAGCTTCTGGACCCGCTGCGCAAGAGGAAGGACTTCCTCATGGCCTCCCGCGAGATCCACCAGTTCAACCGCGACCTGGAGGACGAAATC CTCTGGGTGGAAGAGAGGATGCCCATCGCGACCTCCACGGACCACGGCCACAACCTGCAAACCGTGCAGCTTCTCATCAAGAAGAACCAG ACCCTACAGAAGGAGGTCCAGGGCCACCAGCCGCGCTGCGACGACATCTTCGAGCGGAGCCAGGGCGTCCTGCGGGACGACAGCCCGAACGCGGAGGCCATCCGGCAGCGGCTGGCAGACCTGCAGCGGCTGTGGGGCCtgatgggggaggaggtggagaagcgCCACGCCCGCCTGGAGGAGGCGCACTGCGCCCAGCAGTACTACTTCGACGCCGCCGAGGCCGAGGCCTGGATGAGCGAGCAGGAGCTCTACATGATGTCAGAGGAGAAGGCCAAG gatgaGCAGAGCTCGGTTGCCATGTTGAAGAAACACCAGATCCTGGAGCAGGCAGTGGAGGATTACGCTGAGACCGTGCACCAGCTGTCGAAGACCAGCAGGGCCCTGGTGTCCAAGGGACACCCAGAgag tgagAGGATTAGCATGAGGCAGTCGCAGGTGGATAAGTTGTACGCGGGGCTGAAGGACCTgtcggaggagaggagagggaagttGGACGAGAGGTTCCGGCTCTTCCAGCTCAACCGCGAGGTGGACGACCTGGAGCAGTGGATCGCCGAGCGGGAAGTGGTGGCGGGGTCGCACGAGCTGGGCCAGGACTACGAGCACGTCACT ATGCTCCAGGAGCGCTTCCGAGAGTTCGCCCGCGACACGGGCAACATCGGGCAGGAGCGCGTGGACGCCGTCAACCAGATGGCGGACGAGCTGATCAACTCGGGCCACACGGACGCGGCGACCATCGCCGAGTGGAAGGACGGGCTGAACGAGGCCTGGGCCGACCTGCTGGAGCTGATCGACACGCGCACGCAGATCCTGGCCGCCTCCTACGAGCTGCACAAGTTCTACCACGACGCCAAGGAGATCCTGGGCCGCATCCTCGACAAGCACAAGAAGCTTCCGGAGGAGCTGGGCCGGGACCAGAACACGGTGGAGACGCTGCAGAGGATGCACACCACCTTCGAGCACGACATACAGGCCCTGGGGACGCAG GTgaggcagctgcaggaggacgCGGTGCGCCTGCAGTCGGCGTACGCCGGCGACAAGGCCGACGACATCCAGaagcgggagggggaggtgctggaggcCTGGAAGGCCCTCCTGGAGGCCTGCGACGGGCGGAGGGTGCGGCTGCTCGACACCGGCGACAAGTTCCGCTTCTTCAGCATGGTGCGCGACCTCATGCTCTGGATGGAGGACGTCATCCGCCTCATCGAGGCCCAGGAGAAGCCCAG GGACGTGTCATCGGTGGAGCTGCTGATGAATAACCACCAGGGCATCAAGGCGGAGATCGACGCCCGAAACGACAGCTTCACTGCCTGCATCGAGCTGGGCAAGTCGCTGCTGTCACGGAAACACTACGCTTCTGAGGAG ATCAAAGAAAAGTTGCTACAGTTGACGGACAAGAGGAAAGACATGATTGACAAGTGGGAGGACCGATGGGAGTGGCTTAGACTGA TTTTGGAAGTGCACCAGTTTTCGCGGGACGCGGGTGTGGCGGAGGCGTGGCTGCTGGGGCAGGAGCCCTACCTGTCCAGCAGAGAGATGGGACAGAGCGTGGACGAGGTGGAGAAGCTGATCAAGAGACACGAGGCCTTTGAGAAGTCCGCCGCTACCTGGGAGGAGAGATTCTCTGCCCTGGAGCGGCTCACTACG TTGGAATTATTGGAAGTGAGAAGAAtgcaagaggaagaggagaggatgaGACAGCCCCCTGCGGAATCCCTGCCTGCACCCACCTCAGATTCTGCGCAGAA GGAGGGTGAGCAGATCGCCCAGAACGGGCTGCCGTCAGACCAGGACTCCCCACGG gacGGAGGTGAGGTGGTTAACGGTGTGGAGAGGAGCTCTAAGGAGTCCAGCCCGatcccctcccccacagtgGAGCGCAAAGGAAAGCAGTCCTCCACCCTGCCGGCCAAATCCGACCTGCCCACGTCCCAGCTGGAGGGAGTCCTGTACCGCAAGCACGAGTGGGAGGGGCCCAACAAGAAGGCATCCAGCAG GTCCTGGCACAATGTTTACTGTGTCATCAACAATCAAGAAATGGGCTTTTACAAAGACAACAAGAACGCAAGCCAAGGCATCCCATACCACAACGAGATCCCCGTCAGCCTGAGGGGCGCGGTCTGCGAGGTCGCCGTCGActacaagaagaagaagcacgTTTTCAAACTGAA ACTGACAGATGGCAATGAGTATCTCTTCCAAGCCAAAGATGAT GAGGAGATGAACATGTGGATCCAGGCCATCTCGAACGCCGTCGCCTCGGACAAGTCGGAGGTGACGCCTAGCAACCAGAGCACCCCCGCCTCCGGCCGCGCCCAGACCCTGCCCGCCACTGTAACCATGACTACGGAGTCCAGcccaggaaagagagagaaggagaaggagaaggagaaagagaaacgcTTCAGCCTATTCAGCAAGAAAAAGTAG